The Alosa alosa isolate M-15738 ecotype Scorff River chromosome 8, AALO_Geno_1.1, whole genome shotgun sequence genome contains the following window.
ACTTCTGGACCGTGTCCGAGGAGGAGTTCCTGTGCGAGCCGCCGTTGATCACACGCCACTCGCCGCCCACACGCGCCCTGGAGGGCCAGCGGGTGGTGCTGTGCTGCAAGGCCCGCGGCGATCCGGACCCCGTCGTCCACTGGATCGCGCCCGACGGCCGCCTGGTGTCTAACTCCTCGCGCGCCGTGGTCTTGGCCGACGGCACGCTGGACATCCTGATCAGCACGGTGAAGGACTCCGGTGCGTTCACCTGCGTGGCGTCCAACCCCTCGGGCGAGGCGCAGCAGAGCGTAGAGCTGCTCATCGCCAAACTACCACACATCGCCAATGACACCAGCCTGGTGCTGGAGTCCGACCCGGGCTCCTCAGACATTGCCACATCCACACGCACCGGGCTGGACGGCACCACGGGCAGCGGAGCCAAGGCCGGCGCCGAGAAGCGCGTGGTCATCGCCGAggccacctcctcctccgcccTCATCAAGTTCAACTTCCAGCGCAGCATCCCGGGAATCCGCATGTTCCAGATCCAGTACAACGGCACCTACGACGACTCACTGGTCTACAGGTAAGCCTACAGTAGAACACTCCCCCCGGGATCTACAACGTTCTAAAAAACAATGGAGCCCCTGAATATTGAATGagtgaagaagaggaggattTATGCATGTCTGATCATGTCACCGTCATTAATTTTGCAACGGCTTGAGTCAGATGACGGAGAAGGCTTTAGCGGAAGCGCAAACATGTACAACAAATCTAATTACCAAATCAATTGAGCATAAACAGGCTTAAGCAGTCGTCCTGCTGTGCACTGGGAGCATGTGTGCAAGGCCTGCTGCAGTAACACTAGAggctgtttgggtgtgtgtggggaaacTGCTTACTGTAAGAGAGATGCATGATGGGAGAGCACTGAGCAGATATCGGGTTGTGACTTGTGTAGCAGaaggttctctgtgtgtgtgtgtgtgcatggaataGAAACAAGATTCATTTGTGGAGCATAAGAGTGTGGATGTAACAGAttgtattttgttttaattatattgatttttttccccAGAATTTAGAATCCATAACACCAAACATTTATCAGGTCTATCTTTATAAGTCCAtgtaaaaaacaacaataacagaaAAATGATCAGACTAAATGATcaatagagaaaaaaaactaattgTAGGTTTACTCATGGCTTAGAAGATAGCTTACACATGAGCAATCTTCTCAAACACTTATAAGGGTTGTGATGGGGGCAGTGaaaggctgtgtgtatgtgtctatgtctctgtgtgtttatttgtgtgaaaCAGACAATACAGTATATTACCTTGTGGAGCAGAAAGGAGTGTATGTGTAAcagattgtattttttttttttttattctattttttttattttccagaATTAAGGCACCACAGATTGGAGGTTTATTCGTGGTGTAGAAAGTTGCTCATGTCTGTTGTTGTGATGGGGGAGTGAatggctctctctgtgtgtgggtgtgtgttgaaCAGACAATAGATTACCTTGTGGAGCAGAAGGGAGTGTGTGATGTGACTAGACGAGTGGaagattatttgtgtgtgtgtgtttgcgtgtgtagaCCAGACAGTAGGTTGCCACTGAGTCAAcggaaaattgtgtgtgtgtgtgtgtgtgtagaatagaCAGTTGGGTAGCTAGTAGAGCAGAagactgttttgtgtgtgtgtgtgtgtgtgtgtgtgtgtggttggaacAGACAGTAGTTGTGACCGGAGGAGCTGAAGgttgcgtgtatatgtgtggagAAAACAGTAGGGTAACTGCTGGAGcagaaggttgtgtgtgtgtttgtgtgtgtgtgtgtatttgaagcAGACAGGAGGTTGTGACTGGGGGATCGGAAGCCTGTTTGCGCCCTTCTGAGAGCTCGTAGACGTCTAGAGGCTAGCTGCACTCCAGCCAGATGTTTGTCAGAGTGGCAGTGTGTTTGTCGAGACCGTTTTCCCGTGACAGGGCGCCGCCATGCTAATGTGGCTATAAACAGGCACTGACACAGAGCGAAGTGGGGGCAGCAGACTGTGCTGGATGATCTCATCCTATGAACCAAACACActctgagagatggagagcagcTAGCATCACAAGGAATCTGCCATCGGTCAAAAAACATCAGGCGCTGTGCTGCATCCATACTACCAggatcattttttaaaaatctgtgtTTTGTCTGATAGGCCTGACTCATTGGAACATTGGAACCGTGCCCACAACATTGGAAACGTGCCGGTGTGGTGGTACCTTTGATGTATCAGAACCAGCTTGGTTCCAGTGTTACCTCCGGTCAGAACAGTATCAACAGTCAggtgcgcctgcaggtgtatgtCCGTATGCACTCTGCGTACCATCAGCCTACTCAACAACGAGAtaaaatttcccttgtgtgtgtgtaatgtgtattcacaccaaattggcccaccataccttcccaactatgcacagtatcccattagctgcatgccatcagaacacgttatcaaaattaacgcgcacacattttgtttgagcaagAGACAGACTATGCATGCAGGTACGCAAGgctacttgtttttttttactcggctatctatatatggttatcagcacacaatgttgagctaattcgctaactcaatactcatcatggatatcataagtttaaacaacgaaaacagaaagtatggaggcagcaaagctagacaagttattccagatgggcaagaacaacgTAGGCAATCGGTGTGCTtatcagaacgttagactgcattacagctgtttaaagccagatgTCACGGTACACTAGAACAAAataaggtaactttagcctgtattggactgtatcaagttgtccaaatgaataggtcattgtagacattgttgttgtattattgcatgtggatgttgttatgctatgtagcctacttttttgctgaccaAAGCTCGGGCTAAAACTGGggaacggacaaatattgtccacGCGTGTTTTTttgatgggtgtgcgtaccatagcgtTAATTCCTGCAGGTGCCCCTGTCAACAGTATTGCCTCTCCTttctattccctctctcccacttctctctctcccttttctctccttcctatTCCCTcactctcattcctctctctcctttctctctctactttctattccctctgtctctcttctctctctctttctgaactAGAACCATGAGGCCTGACTTGCACCCTGCAGAGACTTTGTGCTGATACTGAATCAAGATGGACACATGTGCTTGAATGAGATAGAATAGACCAGAACACGTCACTGTGTCTGAAACAGAGCTGAACACAGACTGTGCTGATATTGAAACAGACCTGAACACAGAGCTGAACACAGACTGCTGATACTGAACACAGACCTGAACACTGCGTTGTGCTGATACTGAACACAGACCTGAACACTGCGTTGTGCTGATACTGAAACAGACCTGAACACAGACTGCTGATACTGAAACAGGGCTGAACACTTCGCTGGCCTAGAGTGTGGCTTTGGACGCTGTTTTGATGCTGATGCAAACGTGGGGTGTATTACAAATATTTGGCTTTGTGGAAAGtacggtggtagtgtagtggctaaggagccgGGATAGCGTGCGgtagcctgtagggcggtggtagtagCGTGcggtagcctgtagggtggtggtagtagcgtgcagtagcctgtagggtggtggtagtagcgtgcagtagcctgtagggcggtggtagtagcgtgcagtagcctgtagggcggtggtagtgtagtggctaaggagccgggatagcgtgcagtagcctgtgaaTCTGGGGGTTCACGCAGGTACCGATTAttagacagaataggctacgacgaaatggcttgtgcaaggaaaccagaattgtttgtgtggactgatggtgaactgtcaactgtagtcaactgtaaaactaataaacctcttttttacggtttgtgaagggtgcagtcccgtcctttatttggctaacgcaggtacaaataatctcctttactttctttggttgtaggatagtccgcgatttacattagttttggctatcaccgcaattaagctactaaacgctaggcctacccaagttctaggctattccgtcaccacatttataatattgctataaaaccttcgttagtaacagtcaatacttttgcctgcatcaaatcgcgcattcgcatttagtgcgctaccatcggcttaacatgagttctttaagcgtctttgtatgcatatctgacttcactaaaCTGTGAATGCAagtatttatgttgtaagacatgtaaaataaatgaatgacactggcactacgcacaaattaattaaaacttacaccgcacttccctaataacttctgactagttctctcgtgtcactgacagtagctaaaatgcataaaaaaaacaccggaaaaaacactgttcagtccaccaagtcataagctattggcactgcgcagcaccagttgtgatatttatcctactgagtgtaatcgtagataatgtcatgtatgaaactagtattgttaggcaatactataagtgtcaagtccagggcagctgaggtgtggcgatgacatcatcaatacgccaagtatgcggtttcgccgtccaaacgaactcacaagggctacggtttcagatttttccaccctgggatcaggtttcaaaaaagtgcggtttcaggcagtgcgtttacaggattcgtttggacgatcggccaagacgaagcaaaaccggagcgtttaacccaaaaaagcatctccgtgtggacggggccTAAACCAGATACTTGGAAAACCCCCTTGGACACTCTTATACGGAAATATGCAAACATACAGTCAGAACACTCAACTGATACTAAAACATACAGTCAGAGAGATGGACACTCAACTGATACTGAAACATACAGTCAGACAGATGGACATTCAACTGATACTGAAACATACAGTCAGACAGCTGGCAGCcgctttcactctctctggACCAGGAGACAGGATgctgatagagagaaagagagaggagtggggggagagagggagggagaaggagagagattaagagagagggagggagagagagcaagaactGCAGTGCTCTGTGCACCTGTAtgcctctgcctgcctgcctgcctgtgttttCTTACTGCAGCAGTCAGGAGACTGACGGTCGGCTCACGTTGAGTCATCCTGAGTGTTTGTAAACATGAGGTCAGAGTTCTGATCAAGAGCTGTCAGTCTCACAGCTTCTTTTACATTTAGAGGTGCAGCATCGCTACCCCTCTGCACGGGTTTTAGCTGTGATAGAAATAGAACGAGAGATCAATTGTGAATAGCCAAACGACCAAGCCCGGTTGAATTTGGTTCTGGTACAGTGTGTTAAATTCTGCagcactgtacatacacacacgcatactgtacatatacagtAGATGATCAGATGTGGGTAAAAGCGTTGTTGTGTCATGGTGACGTGGATCCAAAGACAAGACAAAAGTATGGCGTCAGCTCAGTATTAGTCTACATTCTAGTCTAGACTCCTGATTTTAGATACTCTCACATTTATGAGGACCTGATCAGTTCATTCCCCAAATACCCCCAAAAGAAGCAACACAGGTAGAATGTCCAAGAGATAGAATGTACGTACTAGGAACATTATTGTTACATACATATAATCTTTTGAAGGACATCACAGTAGGTTTAGAGACATTTGTGTAAGTTGTATAGACCTTGCATGTACACAATGTGTAACACAACCATAAATAAAACTGCTCAGACTCCAAGTCAACCATGTTGTTTTACTGCCTTTAGACTTTTCTGGAAATGGTTCTAGCTGGTGAGATCTGAGCCAAAGTTGGTTGGCCAAAATGGTTACAGCCTCAACCGTTTGAAGGACTCCTACTGTTGTGTTCCTGAGGGTAATTTTGTAGATGATAGCTCCAGCAGAAGTTCCTGGGTTCCTGAAGGTCATTTTGTAGATGGTAGCTACAGCTGAAGCTTCTGGGTTCTTAAGAACACTGCTGCCCTGTCCATTTAGATGAAAGCAAACGGCAAaagtaaataatacattttagcTGTGATGAACTGAGAGAGTCTTTTCATCTCTGTGCAAACATGAGAGCGATGTTGTTGGGCCTCGCCTGTGATATTGCTGTAAAGGGAACAACATCGCACCCCCGGTAAGCTCCCTGCATGACGTctggataagtgtgtgtgtttgcacacgcTGATCCGGAGAGGCATCTGTGTAAACAACCAACACGTCGGAGACCCAGGCAGCCTGTCGCACGTTCGGAGGAGGAAACAGCAACTCTGTACCTCCAGATGTGCTCTCGTTAGGTGACGAAAGCGCCAACTCTCACTGTTTTGgaaggagaggggtggagaggaggcgGCAACTCTCACCGTGTGCAGGGGGAGGGGTGGGAAGGAGAGAGACTGGGGCTTTGAGTTCAGAGTTGGTCCTCCTCGCGCTTGGCGCTTCTCCAATCTTATTGAGGGTGAGGGTGGTTTGACGTGTAAGCAGCGCTCAGCTCTCAAGTGTCTATAAGTGAGCATGACTATTAGTGTCGTGGGAGGTGATAACCCTGTGTGGATTTCTGCTTATCTTTCTATACTTGtgaatgcatgtttgtgtgtggaggtgtatgtgtttctgcaggagtgtgtttgtatgagtgtgtgtgtgtcaagctgAGTCAAGTATCTATATTGTCTTTGAACAAAATATGAGAGTGAAAAGCAAAGTGAAAGCTATGCGTGGTGAAAGCATCACCCTTGAACCACGTATGATAGTATAGAATACGTGGGGTGCAAGACCATAAAGAAAACAggagtaaacaaaaaaaaaaaaacctgtgtgtgtgtgtatgtgtgtacacgtgtcTTATTTATctgctccatctctctgtcgctctccaCAGGATGATCCCTCCGACCAGTAAGAACATATTGGTGAACAACCTGGCGGCGGGCACCATGTACGACCTGTGCGTGCTGGCCATCTACGACCACGCGGTGACAACGCTGACCGCGACGCGCGTGGTGGGCTGCGTCCACTTCTCCACCGACCCGCAGCACCTGCGCTGCCACTTCATGCAGTCGCAGTTCCTGGGCGGTACCATCGTGGTGATCATCGGCGGCGTGATCGTGGCATCCGTGCTGTCcttcatcatcttcctcatcgTGCGCTACCGCATGTGCCAGCAGGCGGGCGAGGACAAGGCCCTGGAGATGGGCGACATCCGCTCGCCCTCGCGCCACGAGCAGCTCGGCTGCGCCCTCATCAAGTCCGTCTCCAAGCAGATGCTCGGGCAGGACCGCGACGGAAAGAGCCGGAAGGTCTCCCCGCAGCCCGAGACGGCCGCTGCACCGGCGCCCCCCCTGACTGCGGCCGCTGTCCCGCTGCCGCGGCGGCCCTCCAAGCCGGCGCTGCCCGACTGCACGGTCACCTCGTCCGCTGCCAGCCACAGCTGGCACCCAGCGTCTCCGAGCCCCATGCGTGCCCAGCGCGGTCCGGCCCCCAAACCCACGccgtcctcctcctcatcctcctcctcttcctccgccGCCGTGCGTCAGCCCGACGTCCAGATCGACGTGGAGCTGGACAACGCCAACAGGAACAACTCGGCGGGCCTGCGGCCGCACCCGGCGCGCCCGGCCCTGCGCCTCTGCTCCACGATGGTGCGCGTCCCTCGCCGGCCGCACCCCGAGACGCTGCTCACCTACCAGACGCTGCCGGCGGGCTACGTGCGCATCAGCCGCCGGCACTCCCTCAACGTGGACGCCTGCCTCGCCGGCGGCCCCGGCGGCCCTCGCTACGTCACGCTGCCCCACTCCCCCCAGCAGCCACCGGGGGGCAGTCTGCGCTCCAAGAGGAGCCTGTCTATGAGCGGGGACCTGCCCCACATGAAGAGCACAGAGCAGCTGCTCGGGGCCAAAGACGGCCTCTCCAAATCGGAGTGGCTGCTGGAAAGTACTCTATGATGGAGGACGCCCCCCCGCTCCCTCCTTCGTTCTCAGTCTTCTTCTCTTCGTTACACCCCTAGGGTTCGttcgtttttgtttttttccgtgGAGGATTTGGACGTGATACTTCAGTGGTGGTTCAAGCACATGAGGTGCTCTTTCTGAACAGGAGCTTTTCTCCTCCCCTCAAAACACTGCTACCCCAAATAATGGGCCGTGTCAGCCACCACTGCAAGCCACGCCTCCAGAACCACAGGGGTTGCGTACTCTCAGCAACCGAACCTTAAGGACCGGCCTGCTTCCAATGGAGTCAAATAGAGgcatcaaagattgttaaggcggagcaagatatttcatcaggagccacttccgggaacccggatcgcacgagggggggtcaaaatccccctttatgcagagcagaggcagcgactgctccattgaagttctatgggcatagctcagaatttcaccacatatgctaaggtcttggttctatagacttaggaatgtgaattttgggcacattttcatgatcctcaaacccttctgaacatttcaggtacatttttagcatttttgagcattccagtctggagaaaatcaaccttatatcaggtgtgcgccagttatttatgcagctgctgttggtcggttgcaacgtacgctcgtcaatacgtcatcgacacgcctctttatgcagacaggattcgatccccatttcgcgcccatagacatgaactacgacgaagtatcttgctccgccttaacaatctttggagGCATCAAAGGAACATGACTAAGGATCtttaaaaggaaaagaaaggaaaaaagcaCACAAAATCAGTGACGATTCTTTCCTTTATAATATTGGAAGAAATTGTATTAATGCGCATCAATTTGTATGAAGACATACTCCATTTTCCTGTACAAATATGTTTAAACCGtgtaaagcaaaaaaaaaattatccaTTTGTGTTGATGCTGTATTGCAGTAATTGCATTAGACCACATAACGTGCTCATGTGTATCATGTTGACAAACTATGTTTCAGTTTTGGCGATCAGATATATCACATGT
Protein-coding sequences here:
- the lrfn5b gene encoding leucine-rich repeat and fibronectin type-III domain-containing protein 5 is translated as METLLVYLMLLIMAVRAHKDQMCPKRCVCQVLNPNLATLCDKKGLLFVPPNINRRTVELRLGDNFITGVKRRDFANMTKLVDLTLSRNTIGSVAPNAFNDLENLRALHLDSNRLTHITNDTFSGMSKLHHLILNNNQLTYIHMEAFNDLLALEELDLSYNNLERVPWVAVQRMVSLHTLSLDHNMIDFIPEGTFTSLLKLKRLDVTSNKLQKLPPDPVFQRAGVLANSGVQLGPTSFALSFGGNPLRCNCELLWLRRLQREDDLETCAAPQHLAGRYFWTVSEEEFLCEPPLITRHSPPTRALEGQRVVLCCKARGDPDPVVHWIAPDGRLVSNSSRAVVLADGTLDILISTVKDSGAFTCVASNPSGEAQQSVELLIAKLPHIANDTSLVLESDPGSSDIATSTRTGLDGTTGSGAKAGAEKRVVIAEATSSSALIKFNFQRSIPGIRMFQIQYNGTYDDSLVYRMIPPTSKNILVNNLAAGTMYDLCVLAIYDHAVTTLTATRVVGCVHFSTDPQHLRCHFMQSQFLGGTIVVIIGGVIVASVLSFIIFLIVRYRMCQQAGEDKALEMGDIRSPSRHEQLGCALIKSVSKQMLGQDRDGKSRKVSPQPETAAAPAPPLTAAAVPLPRRPSKPALPDCTVTSSAASHSWHPASPSPMRAQRGPAPKPTPSSSSSSSSSSAAVRQPDVQIDVELDNANRNNSAGLRPHPARPALRLCSTMVRVPRRPHPETLLTYQTLPAGYVRISRRHSLNVDACLAGGPGGPRYVTLPHSPQQPPGGSLRSKRSLSMSGDLPHMKSTEQLLGAKDGLSKSEWLLESTL